In Salvelinus namaycush isolate Seneca chromosome 17, SaNama_1.0, whole genome shotgun sequence, one genomic interval encodes:
- the LOC120062526 gene encoding serine/threonine-protein phosphatase 2A catalytic subunit alpha isoform-like yields MDDKSFTKELDGWIEQLGECKQLSENQVKALCEKAKEILTKESNVQEVRCPVTVCGDVHGQFHDLVELFKIGGKSPDTNYLFMGDYVDRGYYSVETVSLLVSLKVRYRERITILRGNHESRQITQVYGFYDECLRKYGNANVWKYFTDLFDYLPLTALVDNQIFCLHGGLSPSIDTLEHIRALDRLQEVPHEGPMCDLLWSDPDDRGGWGISPRGAGYTFGQDISETFNHANGLTLVSRAHQLVMEGYNWCHDRNVVTIFSAPNYCYRCGNQAAIMELDDTLKYSFLQFDPAPRRGEPHVTRRTPDYFL; encoded by the exons ATGGACGACAAGTCATTCACTAAGGAATTGGATGGGTGGATTGAGCAACTCGGCGAATGCAAGCAGCTCTCGGAAAACCAAGTCAAAGCCCTTTGCGAGAAG GCCAAAGAGATCCTGACGAAGGAGTCTAATGTGCAGGAGGTGAGATGTCCAGTCACCGTGTGCGGGGATGTCCATGGCCAGTTCCATGACTTGGTGGAGCTGTTTAAAATCGGAGGGAAGTCTCCGGACACCAACTACCTCTTCATGGGAGACTACGTGGACAGGGGCTACTACTCTGTAGAGACAGTCAGCCTCCTGGTATCTCTCAAG GTTAGGTACCGTGAGCGAATCACAATCCTTCGAGGGAACCACGAGAGCAGACAGATCACCCAGGTGTACGGCTTCTACGACGAGTGTTTAAGGAAATACGGAAACGCCAACGTCTGGAAGTACTTCACAGACTTATTTGACTATCTGCCCCTCACTGCCCTGGTAGATAACCAG ATCTTCTGTCTCCACGGTGGACTGTCCCCCTCAATAGACACATTGGAACACATCAGAGCGCTGGATCGCTTACAGGAAGTTCCTCATGAG GGTCCGATGTGTGACCTGCTGTGGTCAGACCCTGATGACCGTGGCGGCTGGGGCATCTCTCCCCGCGGTGCCGGCTACACCTTTGGACAGGACATCTCAGAGACTTTCAACCATGCTAACGGACTCACCCTGGTCTCCAGAGCTCACCAGCTCGTCATGGAG GGTTATAACTGGTGCCATGACCGTAACGTAGTGACTATCTTCAGTGCACCCAATTACTGCTATCGCTGTGGAAACCAGGCTGCCATCATGGAGCTGGATGACACACTCAAGTACTCTTT CCTTCAGTTTGATCCAGCCCCTCGCAGAGGAGAGCCCCATGTGACCCGCCGCACTCCTGACTACTTCCTGTAA